CTGCAGCTGATGCAGATGGGGAAGAGTGGCCCTCAGGCCAGCAACCTGGAGGGCGTTGTGGGGTAAGCTTccagggcaggggccaggagCTGAGACTGGGGACTGACTGGGGCTCAGGTTCCTCTGCCCCGCCACCTCCTAGGGTCTCCACACTAGTCTTTGGGGATGGCAGGTGGAGTCTGAGAGGCTGACCCAGGACCCTGGGGCCATGGCTTGGCAGGATGCTGAGGGAGAGGGAACTGGAGCGCGAGAAGGCCAAGGCCCTGCTGCTCTCTTGGAAGTCGGACCAGCTGCTCTTGTCAGACCAGCCTTTGTTTGAGAGCTCCAAAGAGCCGGAGCCCACCCCCCAGGCACTGCAGGTAGAGCCAGCAGAGGCCCCATCggccaaggaggaggaggaagcaaaggagaagaaagaggtgaGCAGGCCCTTCACCAAGCCTGGGGCCCTGGGgtctggggctgaggctggcttctctGAGATGAGATTGGCACCAGCAAGGACTGTCCCTGCAGGGAGGCTGGTAAAGAGGCTGGCCTCAGAGACAGGTCTCACACACCTGGCCTGCACACACCCCACAGGTCCTGGGGGTGCCCTGGCCACTTGTGCCagacttttcctatttttaaattgtttctgaaaacattttgttGAATGCAATGTAAACAGAGAAGTGTGAAAATCATAGGTGAACAGTTGgataaattttcaaaactaaataCACCATGACACCATTTCCTAGCTCAACACAGAACACATTCCCCAGTGCCACTTTGTGCCATATCCTAAGCGCCCTTGCAACTCAGCACAACCCCCCAGGTTGCCTTGATTCTTAACACCATAGGGAGTCTCCCCTTTTCTTTGTGTAAGTGGACAAATAGCTGCCCTCCCTCTCCAGCTCCTTCCCCAGACGCTGGACAAGAGCCAGCCTGTGCCTGTGATCATTCCAAAACTTCTTCCTCTAGTCAACTGCCAACAGACATCAAGTTTATGTCCAAAGGCAACCTACCCCTAGCCCTGCTGGCACTCCCTTTTTCTAGTTTGCATTAGAACAAAGGCAGAATACAAAGCTCTTTCTGCAGAACCCCTGCCAGGTCACTGTGGGCTCCCTCCCTCAGGAAGAGGCTGAGCTGAATCTGGTAGAGCTCAGAGCCCAGGGCCTATGGGATGGACACCTGCTCCGCTGTCCTCACCATCTGCAGGTGTGACCTCAGGTAGAGGCGGCCAGCAGCCAAGGCTCTGAGGGAGGTGGAGTCAAACCCAGCTTCTCTCCTCCTCAGCTGAGTGGCTGGGCAGGTTACTTGGATGCTAGGAGCCTTGGTCTGTGAGATGGTCATAGCAGGGGACCTGTCCTCCTCTGGATGTGCCAGGTGGTCCAGACATGCCTAGAGGATGAATAGCTCCTCGGCCGTCGCTGCTGCGCCCCAGCACACAGCACTTTACAGTTACAGAGGCCTGTCTCCCACTTGAACTAACATGTTCATTTTGCAGAGAAAATGGAGGCCAGCAGCCCCTCGCAGGCCTTTCCTGGATGGCCACTCCCCTTCCTGCAGTCTCAGCCTGTGttcccaccctgccccaccccgGTGTCTGCGGTATCTGGGAGGAGCTCTAAGCTTGGGAGAACAATCCCCAGGGCCTGCTGGCCTTCCAGAGGGGTGGCCGCTGGCCCAAGGGCTTCCCAATCTGCAACTGCCCAGCCTGTTTTCTGCCATAGGACACCCAGGAGCTTGCCTCTCACAAGGTGACATCCCTGTCAGAAGGCTACCTCGACCAGACCTCCTCAGGTTCCATCTTCCACTGTAAGTCCCTGGGCTCCTGCTAGGCCCAGGAGAGCAAAAGAGCAGTGAGGTTAAAGGTCAGGGTGAGAAGGGATGTGAACCTGGGCCTGCTGTTGACCTTGGGCAGGGAACTCCACAGTGGGAGTAGAAGTCCCAAACTCATGGAGGGCGTGTGAGGACTCAGTGGGACAGTGTCCAGCACAGAGCAGGGACACTGGTCTCTCCATCAGGCTCTTTATGTTGCTGCTACTCCTGCCTCATCCCCTCTCAGGCctgtccttttctctttcccccttGGCCTGGGACTGAACCCTGTTCATATCCAAGGGGCTTCAACCCGCAATTCTGCTGGGCACCAGCCTGGAAGGGACAAAAGGGAAAATCTCAGAAGGCTGCTCCAGAGCCCCTTGGCAGGAGAATGGCAGTGCTGTCTCCTTCCTGTCACTTGGGGCAATCCCCAAACCTCACCAGGTGCCCTGGCCCCGGCCTATGCCTGGCAGCAATAACAGGGATGAAGGGCACAGTCCTTTCCCTGGGCAGTGAGCCCAAGTCAACAGGTGGACACAGCCAGAAGGGAGTCAAGCAGGCCTGAGCACAGGTGGCCCTTAGAGGCCAAGACCTCAAGCAGCTGAAGGGAGCACAGCGTTGGGCGCTGGGAGGAGCGAGCAGGCGAGGGCCCTGCTGGAGCAGAGGGGTCCAGGGATGGGCAGGGGCTCAAGTGGCTCATGTCACAGCCTGGCCCGCCTCAGAGCTAGGGTTGTGAGGAGGCCAGGCTGGTATGAGTGGGCAAAACTGCGGCTTTGGATGTACAAAGCCACTGGGGTTCTGGTAGGGGTCGCCGGAAGCCCCTTTTTCCTCGAGCTGTCCAGGGAGGGTAAGGCGGGCCTGATGGATACTCTTGGCACTCCCTTCCCAGACAGGGTCAAGTCCACCTCAGACTCCACCATGTCCACCATCTGCCGGGGATACAGGAgcagccccaccaccaccaccacaccctcTGTCTCCTCACCACAGAAGACCCCATCCTCAGACACTGAGGTCAACGAGGACCACCTGAGCCCTGACCACAGGAAGACCCAAGCTTCCCCAGAGAGAAGGCAGAGGCCCAGCAAGGCTGAGGCCACCCAGGACCAGATCCAGAGCTCCAGCAAGACCCCAGCTGCCCAAAGTCAAAGGTGCTTCTCCAGAAAGACAGTAGCTATCCCAGAACAGAGCCAGAAGGCTGGCAGGACAGAGGCCACCCAGGGCCCAAAGCAGAGGCCCAAGACCAAGGGTACCCGGAGGCCAAGGCAGAGACTCAGAAGGACCAAGGCTGCCCGAGACCAGAGCTGGAGACCAGGCAGGGATGATGTCCCCCAGGACCAGAGCTGGGGACCGATCCGAAATTCCAGCAAGATCCAGGTTTCCCAGGATGTCAGCAAAACCATGGTCACCCAGGACCAGAACGGGACACCTAGTAAGACAGAGGCTGCCCTGAGCGCAACTCAGAGCACGGGCTCCAGCTCCAGCAAGACCTACAGTACCATGGCATCGAGCACAAGGCCCAGCAAGGCCAGTtctacccccagccccagccagggtCCCAGCCAGGGCCCCAGCCAGGGTCCCAGCCAGGGCCCCAGCCAGGTTCCCAGCCAGGGCCCCAGCCAGGGTCCCAGCCAGGGCCCCAGTGAGACTGAAGCTGCTGAGGTCACGGTCACCGTGCTGCTCCCTGAGGAAGCTCAGTGAAACCCTTGCTTCTCGCTGGAGCAGGGACGATTCTGCCCTCACAGGCACCTGAGGCTGAGTCCTTCCAAAGCAAAAGGAACCTCGACCAGCGTTCCTCTAGTCCATGGCTACGTTTATTATACTtgttctcttcttttaaaaaattaaaaacgtgTAAATCCAGGCCCAGGTGGCATCTTGAGTCCCTCAACTCATGGAAACTGTTAAGTCCCAGCCTGAGCTGTGATACTGGGGTCACAGACTGTAGAGTGAGGTGGGGTACAGTGCCAGGGCCAGGGGTGTGGGTAACAGACCCAGAAAGGACGACAGCCATGAACCTTGATCCCTGAGTTACATTCACATTAAGAAGGCTCAGGCTGCAGGAGAAAGTCAGGGCTCAGTGAGGTTCCAGGGTGACCGTGAGCAGAGGCCAGGACGCCTCCCACCAGTTCTGAAGCCAGGCCTTTCCCGGCGTCTGTCCTTGGCCTGGCCAATACCCCTCTTCATCTTGACTGCGTGCTCTAGGGCCCACTCTCCAGCAGTCTCTGGACAAGGGTCCCTCCGGCCTTTCCTGCATGGTTGGCCAGGCAAGGATGCCATTCTGGGGTCAGAGGAAGAAGGCGATTCGAGAGGCCACTGTTTTGCAGCCATTGGACGAGAAGAGCTGCTCGTCCTCGGGGAAGTAGGTCGTGCTGTCCAACACGGCCTGCACCACCTCGTCCCGGGGCTCCAGGCCCAGCTGGGCCAGCTCGTTGAGCACACAGTGCCGCACGTGGTGCCGCTGAAGCGGGAGGAAGGGCACCACAGCGTCCAGCAGGCGCTCCTCCATGATGCCCGAGTGCCAGAAACCATCTGCAGGAAGGACACGTGCTACCTAAGAGGGAAGCCAGCCCCCAGGCAGAGAAGGGGTGTGCTGGGCCCTCTCCTTTTAGCCCCCTTCCAGACGCAGGCTCCGAGGGGTTGTGACCCATTCAGGTCGCAGACCTAGGAGTGCTGAAGCCTCTGCTGGGTCAGTGGCAGAACTTGAGACCCCAGGGAACCCGGCCCTCCCTGGCAGTCAGCCCACTGTGGCTGCGGGTGAAGCCACACGGGGCAGGGCCCGAGTAACTCACGGTGTGGGTTGTCCAGCACGGCTCGGGAGACGGCTGGCTCCAGCTCCTGCAGGCTGATCTCCTCTCGGTCCCTGCGGCTGCGCCATGCCTCCAAGGCCACCTGGTTGATCTGTTCACCACCAGTGTTGCTAAAATCATGGGGGACCCAGGCAGAGGCTCAGCCAGGGACCAGAGCCGGAGTGGGCCCTCACTTCCCTGGTGCCACCTAACAGGACCAGGGGTCAGCCGATGGAGACACTGCTCTTCCCAGCTCTCCTCTCCAGCGCGGCCATGCCGTATGCGCGCGTGTGCCATGCAACTTAGTTTACAGAACTCTGTGTCCTTAACTGACTCCCCTTCTGCAGCCTCCGGTAGGCCAAGGGGCCACCGACATGGGGACATGGGGACTGCTCAGAGAGGAGGTGGGGTCTCAGGGAAGTAACACAGTTTTGCCTGAGTTAATGGCCAGGACCTGAGGGAGAATTAGAGGATGAAAACTCCAGTCCCATTTGTCCTCCTGTCCAAAAACGAGGGACAAGTGGACGTAGCAGGGTCTCCTCAAAGAAGGGATGAGGATACAAAGAAGCTGGAATAGCTTTGGGAATGTCAAAGGGGTCGTCAGCCACCTTAGATGATGTGTCACCAGCAAGAGTGGGGGGCTTTGGGACAGCCTGACTGGACCCTGGAAACAGTGTCGCCCTGGGAGCACAGGCCAAGAGCAGACAGCTGGACATGGGACAAGTGTCCTCCTGTTGTGCCCAGTACAAAACCAGCCCTACCTGATGAAGATGAAGATAGCTTTTCGATAGTTGGTTCCATATACAACCCAAGAGGGGCCCAGGAAAGGCCGCAGGACCTCCATCAGGCCTGGGGGCAGCTTGTCCATCTCATCGAAGAGGAAGAGGGAGCGGCCGCAGGCAGTCAAGTTCCCCTGGACCCAGTTCTTAAGATCCTTCTACGGGGAAAAGAGGAGTTCCAGAGAGCCAGAGAGCTTCAACCCCCAACTTCTTCCCAAACCAAGAACAAAACCCCTCCCCGGGAGATATTGTCTCCCAAAGAGCACAAAACCATTCTTAAGACTGTTGGTAAAAAGAGAGCCCAGAGAGGGGCACagacttgcctaaggtcacacagcatgTCAGTAGAACAGGGACTCAACCCAAGCCCCTGCCTCCCTGTTGAGGGCTCCTTCCATGacatctactctttttttttttttaattattttgtagttataaatggacagagtgcctttattttgataatttttatgtggtgctgaggatcgaacgaaaccagtgcctcactcatgctaggcaagcactctgccactaagccccagcccagcccacatCTACTCTTTTCTATACCAGGAGAAGCTCCTTCCCACACCCTGAACCTGAATTTTGCTCCCAAAGTGTTGGCAGCCGAGAGAGATGGACTTGGAAGGTGCCTTGCAATCAACAACAGTGGTCAGAGCCAGTGTTTACCTAGtgcttcctctgagccacaaattGGGGCTCAGTGCTTTACAGGGAGACGATAATGCAGACTGTCTGGCAAAcacaggtgctcaataagtgATACCTGCAATTGTATAATGCTGTCCCCTTCACAGCAACTGGCTGGTAGGTACCATTACTGTTTCCCAGCCAATAAAAGAACTCCCTGCCAGACAGAATGGCACAGTCTCACGCTCTGTTCAGGATGGGTTCTGAGGGCTGAAGATCCAgctggctgtgtgacctgggacaaGTGACTCCACTTACTGGGCTAGGACTCACTCCTCAGGGTCTGTCACCCCATGTGCAGGCCAATGGTGGTCCAAGACACATTCAGCCTACCTTGT
This portion of the Ictidomys tridecemlineatus isolate mIctTri1 chromosome 4, mIctTri1.hap1, whole genome shotgun sequence genome encodes:
- the Tor2a gene encoding prosalusin isoform X2, with the translated sequence MAAATRGCLPLGSLLRLLGLLSAATASWDLASLRCNLGSFCECDFRPDLPGLECDLAQHLAGQHLAKALVVKSLKAFVHDPSPTKPLVLSLHGWTGTGKSYVSSLLAHYLFQGGLRSPHVHHFSPIIHFPHPSNIDRYKKDLKNWVQGNLTACGRSLFLFDEMDKLPPGLMEVLRPFLGPSWVVYGTNYRKAIFIFISNTGGEQINQVALEAWRSRRDREEISLQELEPAVSRAVLDNPHREWFLALGHHGGAPAGRCGALPPASAAPRAALCAQRAGPAGPGAPGRGGAGRVGQHDLLPRGRAALLVQWLQNSGLSNRLLPLTPEWHPCLANHAGKAGGTLVQRLLESGP
- the Tor2a gene encoding prosalusin isoform X1: MAAATRGCLPLGSLLRLLGLLSAATASWDLASLRCNLGSFCECDFRPDLPGLECDLAQHLAGQHLAKALVVKSLKAFVHDPSPTKPLVLSLHGWTGTGKSYVSSLLAHYLFQGGLRSPHVHHFSPIIHFPHPSNIDRYKKDLKNWVQGNLTACGRSLFLFDEMDKLPPGLMEVLRPFLGPSWVVYGTNYRKAIFIFISNTGGEQINQVALEAWRSRRDREEISLQELEPAVSRAVLDNPHHGFWHSGIMEERLLDAVVPFLPLQRHHVRHCVLNELAQLGLEPRDEVVQAVLDSTTYFPEDEQLFSSNGCKTVASRIAFFL